The Triticum aestivum cultivar Chinese Spring chromosome 7B, IWGSC CS RefSeq v2.1, whole genome shotgun sequence genome window below encodes:
- the LOC123157858 gene encoding protein disulfide isomerase-like 1-5, producing the protein MRATRLLAAAALLAALLAVSAAAAAKLDLDELDDSEVLEALLAVDDEEEAAPGAGGGGGGGAEAVRRTQSMVLVLDNDNAARAVQDHPELLLLGYAPWCERSAKLMPRFAEAAAALRAMGSAVAFAKLDGERFPKAASAVGVNGFPSVLLFVNGTEHAYTGLHTKDAIVTWVRKKTGTPVIRIESKDSAEELLKKDQTFALGLFKNYEGAGHEEFVKAATAENEVQFVETNDRNVAKILFPGIASEEQFLGLVKSEPEKFEKFDGAFEEKEILQFVELNKFPLITAFTDLNSAKVYSSPIKLQVFTFAEAYDFEDLESIVQEVARGFKTKIMFIYVDTAEENLAKPFLTLYGLEGDKPTVTAFDTSKGTKYLLEADINAKNLKEFSLSLLDGTLPPYFRSEPVPQEKGLVEKVVGRTFDSSVLQSPHNVLLEAHAPWCVDCEAISKNIEKLAKHFSGLDNLKFARIDASVNEHPKLQVNNYPTLLLYPAEDKTNPIKLSKKLSLKDMARFIKEKLQISDVEIKEKLQISDVEIKEKLQTPEVETVAAADNVKDEL; encoded by the exons ATGAGGGCGACGCGGCTCCtcgcggcggcggcgctcctcgcCGCGCTGCTCGCGgtgtccgcggcggcggcggcgaagctcgatctggacgagctggacgactCGGAGGTGCTGGAGGCGCTGCTGGCcgtggacgacgaggaggaggcggcgccgggcgcgggcgggggcgggggcgggggcgcggaggcggtgcggcggacgcagtccaTGGTGCTGGTGCTCGACAACGACAACGCGGCCCGCGCCGTGCAGGACCACCCGGAGCTGCTGCTCCTCGGCTACGCGCCCTGGTGCGAGCGCAGCGCCAAGCTCATGCCGCGCTTCGCCGAGGCCGCCGCGGCGCTGCGCGCCATGGGGAGCGCCGTCGCCTTCGCCAAGCTCGACGGGGAGCGGTTCCCCAAGGCCGCCTCCGCCGTCGGGGTCAACGGCTTCCCCTCCGTGCTCCTCTTCGTCAACGGCACCGAGCACGCCTACACCGGCCTCCACACCAA GGACGCGATAGTTACTTGGGTTAGAAAGAAGACCGGCACGCCAGTCATTAGGATTGAGTCCAAGGATTCAGCTGAGGAACTTCTTAAGAAGGACCAGACATTTGCTCTCGGCTTATTCAAGAATTACGAG GGAGCCGGCCACGAAGAATTTGTGAAGGCAGCGACTGCTGAAAACGAAGTGCAATTTGTAGAAACCAATGATAGGAATGTGGCCAAGATTCTTTTTCCAGGGATTGCATCTGAAGAACAATTCCTGGGCCTTGTGAAAAGCGAACCAGAGAAGTTTGAAAAGTTTG ATGGAGCATTTGAAGAAAAGGAGATATTGCAGTTTGTGGAGCTTAACAAGTTCCCACTAATTACTGCATTCACTGATTTAAACTCAGCTAAAGTCTATTCAAGCCCAATTAAGTTGCAG GTCTTCACCTTCGCAGAGGCTTATGATTTTGAAGATCTTGAATCTATTGTTCAAGAGGTGGCCAGAGGATTTAAGACAAAG ATAATGTTTATATATGTGGACACTGCTGAAGAAAACCTTGCAAAACCATTCCTGACTCTTTATGGCCTTGAAGGAGATAAACCTACT GTTACAGCATTTGATACAAGCAAAGGTACTAAATATCTGTTGGAGGCAGATATTAACGCGAAGAACCTAAAG GAGTTCTCCTTAAGCCTTTTGGATGGTACACTCCCTCCATACTTCCGCTCAGAACCAGTACCACAAGAA AAGGGACTTGTTGAAAAGGTTGTTGGACGTACATTTGATTCTTCTGTCCTGCAAAGCCCTCACAATGTCCTCCTTGAG GCTCATGCACCTTGGTGTGTTGACTGTGAAGCCATCAGTAAAAACATTGAGAAGTTGGCCAAGCATTTCAGTGGTTTGGACAATCTTAAATTTGCACGTATTGATGCTTCGGTGAATGAACATCCAAAATTGCAG GTAAACAATTACCCCACACTCTTGCTTTATCCTGCTGAAGACAAGACCAACCCG ATCAAACTTTCAAAGAAATTAAGCCTGAAAGACATGGCGAGATTCATCAAGGAGAAGCTGCAGATTTCGGACGTTGAAATCAAGGAGAAGCTGCAGATTTCGGACGTTGAAATCAAGGAGAAGCTCCAAACTCCTGAGGTCGAAACAGTAGCTGCCGCTGACAATGTCAAGGATGAGCTATAG
- the LOC123159906 gene encoding subtilisin-like protease SBT6.1 isoform X2, whose amino-acid sequence MPPPAMAAEKRRAAYAAFLPLLLLLALRALLPSSDPPARGGEETLASSRYVVRFLEYRPADDHREYLEDGLPREAGPWRWVERRNPAAAHPTDFAVLEIRDAHRDAVSEALRALARVRDVHPDTSHSRAALSADRARGKRFTAMSFEEEGRGGDDDAVPSNNASSSSGGPRRKLQMRRPHVTSLFGAAQLWERGFTGRKVKMAIFDTGIRADHPHFRNIKERTNWTNEDTLNDNLGHGTFVAGVIAGQDPECPGFAPNTEIYAFRVFTDAQISYTSWFLDAFNYAMATGMDVLNLSIGGPDYLDLPFVEKVWELTANNIIMVSAIGNDGPLYGTLNNPADQSDVIGVGGIDYNNHIASFSSRGMTTWELPHGYGRVKPDVVAYSRDIMGSKTSTGCKTLSGTSVASPVVAGAVCLLVSVIPEDKRKSILNPASMKQALVEGASKLVGPNIYEQGAGKPDLWQSYEILKNYQPRASVFPNMLDFTDCPYFWPFCRQPLYAGAMPVVFNATILNGMGVIGYVKDPPVWQPSEDVGNLLTVHFTYSDTIWPWTGYLALHMQVKDEGSQFSGIISGNVTLSIYSPATEGESSPRSSTCVLYLKVRVVQTPVRSRRILWDQFHNIKYPSGYVPRDSLNVNNDILDWHGDHLHTNFHILFNMLRDAGYYVETLGSPLTCFDASNYGTLLMVDLEDEYFSEEIQKLRDDVVHKGLGLAVFAEWYHVDTMVKMTFFDENTRSWWSPLTGGANIPALNELLAPFGIAFGDKILSGDFSINGEQSHYASGTDIVQFPAGGFLHGFELQEDPKTAQNSSTPDTQNSQSQEKSKLSSILGMLEAGEGRIAVYGDSNCLDSSHMVTNCYWLLRKIVEFAGNGLRDPVLFSEATRLKFPVFENIQKPLRRPDVNFSMFSSVIGKELICHQDSRFEVWGTKGYGIQLTGTTRKLPEYQKNEVSSSPNRLIKSSYKRQDEAGLQKSILAPSANKFDDNRDYFGFISHEEVSYLAFLCQLTIAFLSCLHSVGSVIPLSCTIYVNTKH is encoded by the exons ATGCCGCCGCCCGCGATGGCGGCCGAGAAGAGGAGGGCCGCGTACGCGGCcttcctcccgctcctcctcctcctcgcgctccgcgccctcctcccctcctccgacCCCCCGGCCCGGGGCGGGGAGGAAACCCTAGCCAGCAGCAGGTACGTCGTGCGGTTCCTCGAGTACCGCCCCGCCGACGACCACCGGGAGTACCTGGAGGACGGCCTCCCCCGCGAGGCCGGGCCGTGGCGGTGGGTGGAGCGGCGGAACCCCGCGGCCGCGCACCCGACCGACTTCGCCGTGCTCGAGATCCGCGACGCGCACCGGGACGCCGTCTCCGAGGCCCTCCGCGCGCTCGCCCGCGTCCGGGACGTGCACCCCGACACCAGCCACTCGCGGGCCGCCCTGTCCGCAGATCGGGCGCGGGGCAAGCGCTTCACCGCCATGTCGTTCGAGGAGGAGGgacgcggcggcgacgacgacgcggTTCCCAGCAATAATGCTAGTTCCTCTTCTGGTGGTCCGAGGCGGAAGCTTCAAATGCGG AGACCACATGTGACATCTCTATTTGGAGCTGCACAACTATGGGAAAGAGGCTTCACTGGTAGGAAAGTCAAAATGGCCATTTTTGACACTGGTATTCGGGCAGATCACCCACATTTTCGCAATATTAAG GAGCGCACAAATTGGACAAATGAAGACACATTAAATGACAACCTTGGACATGGAACATTTGTAGCTGGAGTGATTGCTGGTCAAGATCCAGAATGTCCTGGATTTGCACCAAACACTGAGATATATGCATTTCGAGTGTTCACAGATGCTCAG ATATCCTACACATCATGGTTCTTGGATGCATTTAATTATGCGATGGCAACTGGTATGGATGTATTGAATTTGAGTATTGGTGGACCTGATTACCTGGATCTCCCCTTTGTGGAAAAG GTCTGGGAGCTCACAGCAAACAACATTATTATGGTATCAGCTATTGGAAATGATGGTCCTCTCTATGGCACATTAAATAACCCAGCGGACCAAAGCGACGTCATTGGCGTTGGTGGTATTGATTACAATAACCACATAGCTTCATTTTCCTCTAGAGGCATGACTACCTGGGAACTTCCCCATGG ATATGGCCGTGTAAAACCTGATGTTGTCGCATACAGTCGTGATATAATGGGTTCTAAGACCAGCACAGGCTGCAAGACTCTTTCAGGTACAAGTGTTGCAAGCCCGGTGGTTGCTGGAGCAGTatgcttgcttgttagtgttataCCAGAAGACAAGCGGAAATCCATCCTTAATCCTGCTAGTATGAAACAGGCCCTTGTTGAGGGTGCTTCTAAGCTTGTGGGGCCGAATATATATGAGCAGGGTGCAGGCAAGCCTGATCT ATGGCAATCATATGAAATATTGAAAAATTACCAACCACGAGCAAGTGTATTTCCTAACATGCTTGACTTCACCGACTGTCCCTACTTCTGGCCTTTTTGTCGGCAACCTTTGTATGCTGGAGCCATGCCAGTAGTATTCAATGCTACAATTCTTAATGGGATGGGGGTGATTGGTTATGTTAAGGATCCACCTGTATGGCAGCCATCTGAAGATGTGGGCAATCTTCTCACTGTTCACTTCACCTACTCGGACACCATCTGGCCTTGGACAGGGTACCTTGCCCTGCACATGCAAGTTAAAGACGAAGGTTCTCAGTTTTCAGGCATAATTAGTGGCAATGTTACCCTGTCGATTTACAGCCCAGCTACTGAGGGGGAAAGCAGCCCACGGAGTAGTACGTGTGTTCTTTACCTGAAGGTCAGGGTGGTTCAAACACCTGTTAGGTCAAGAAGAATACTGTGGGACCAATTTCATAACATCAAGTACCCATCTGGATATGTTCCGAGGGATTCACTTAATGTGAATAATGATATCCTTGATTGGCATGGTGACCACTTACACACAAATTTTCACATACTGTTCAACATGCTGAGAGATGCAGGATACTATGTTGAGACCCTTGGGTCACCACTTACCTGCTTTGACGCTAGCAATTATGGTACACTGCTCATGGTTGATCTTGAGGACGAGTACTTCAGTGAAGAGATTCAGAAACTCAGGGATGATGTTGTACACAAGGGGCTCGGCCTTGCTGTTTTTGCTGAATGGTATCAtgttgataccatggtgaagatgACATTCTTTGATGAAAATACCCGCAGTTGGTGGAGTCCGCTTACTGGTGGTGCAAATATTCCTGCGCTTAATGAACTTTTGGCCCCATTTGGCATTGCTTTTGGGGACAAAATATTGAGTGGTGATTTCTCAATCAATGGTGAGCAGTCCCACTATGCTTCTGGGACTGATATAGTGCAATTCCCAGCAGGAGGTTTTTTGCATGGCTTCGAACTCCAGGAAGACCCCAAAACTGCACAGAATAGCTCAACTCCAGATACACAGAACTCCCAGTCCCAGGAGAAGAGCAAG CTCTCCTCGATTCTTGGTATGCTTGAAGCAGGCGAAGGGCGAATTGCAGTATATGGGGATTCAAATTGTCTTGACAGTAGTCACATGGTAACAAACTGTTATTGGCTTTTGAGAAAAATTGTGGAGTTTGCTGGCAATGGACTCAGAGATCCTGTCCTTTTCTCAGAAGCAACTCGGTTAAAATTTCCAGTTTTTGAGAACATCCAGAAACCCTTGCGTAGACCCGATGTAAATTTTTCAATGTTTTCATCTGTCATTGGCAAGGAATTGATATGTCACCAGGATTCCCGATTTGAAGTTTGGGGTACGAAAGGTTATGGTATCCAACTAACAGGCACAACAAGAAAGCTGCCAGAATACCAAAAGAATGAAGTTTCTAGTAGTCCCAATCGATTAATAAAATCTTCTTACAAGAGACAAGATGAAGCTGGCTTGCAAAAATCCATTTTAGCACCGAGTGCTAATAAATTTGATGATAATAGAGATTATTTTGGCTTTATCAGCCATGAAGAGGTATCATATCTTGCCTTTCTCTGTCAATTAACAATTGCCTTCCTTTCCTGTCTTCATTCTGTAGGTTCAGTGATCCCTTTGAGCTGTACAATTTATGTAAACACTAAACACTGA
- the LOC123159906 gene encoding subtilisin-like protease SBT6.1 isoform X1: protein MPPPAMAAEKRRAAYAAFLPLLLLLALRALLPSSDPPARGGEETLASSRYVVRFLEYRPADDHREYLEDGLPREAGPWRWVERRNPAAAHPTDFAVLEIRDAHRDAVSEALRALARVRDVHPDTSHSRAALSADRARGKRFTAMSFEEEGRGGDDDAVPSNNASSSSGGPRRKLQMRRPHVTSLFGAAQLWERGFTGRKVKMAIFDTGIRADHPHFRNIKERTNWTNEDTLNDNLGHGTFVAGVIAGQDPECPGFAPNTEIYAFRVFTDAQISYTSWFLDAFNYAMATGMDVLNLSIGGPDYLDLPFVEKVWELTANNIIMVSAIGNDGPLYGTLNNPADQSDVIGVGGIDYNNHIASFSSRGMTTWELPHGYGRVKPDVVAYSRDIMGSKTSTGCKTLSGTSVASPVVAGAVCLLVSVIPEDKRKSILNPASMKQALVEGASKLVGPNIYEQGAGKPDLWQSYEILKNYQPRASVFPNMLDFTDCPYFWPFCRQPLYAGAMPVVFNATILNGMGVIGYVKDPPVWQPSEDVGNLLTVHFTYSDTIWPWTGYLALHMQVKDEGSQFSGIISGNVTLSIYSPATEGESSPRSSTCVLYLKVRVVQTPVRSRRILWDQFHNIKYPSGYVPRDSLNVNNDILDWHGDHLHTNFHILFNMLRDAGYYVETLGSPLTCFDASNYGTLLMVDLEDEYFSEEIQKLRDDVVHKGLGLAVFAEWYHVDTMVKMTFFDENTRSWWSPLTGGANIPALNELLAPFGIAFGDKILSGDFSINGEQSHYASGTDIVQFPAGGFLHGFELQEDPKTAQNSSTPDTQNSQSQEKSKLSSILGMLEAGEGRIAVYGDSNCLDSSHMVTNCYWLLRKIVEFAGNGLRDPVLFSEATRLKFPVFENIQKPLRRPDVNFSMFSSVIGKELICHQDSRFEVWGTKGYGIQLTGTTRKLPEYQKNEVSSSPNRLIKSSYKRQDEAGLQKSILAPSANKFDDNRDYFGFISHEEVASQWMVPACFAVTTCILVYLSCRAQQRRRRPRKGSATGRLSSSV, encoded by the exons ATGCCGCCGCCCGCGATGGCGGCCGAGAAGAGGAGGGCCGCGTACGCGGCcttcctcccgctcctcctcctcctcgcgctccgcgccctcctcccctcctccgacCCCCCGGCCCGGGGCGGGGAGGAAACCCTAGCCAGCAGCAGGTACGTCGTGCGGTTCCTCGAGTACCGCCCCGCCGACGACCACCGGGAGTACCTGGAGGACGGCCTCCCCCGCGAGGCCGGGCCGTGGCGGTGGGTGGAGCGGCGGAACCCCGCGGCCGCGCACCCGACCGACTTCGCCGTGCTCGAGATCCGCGACGCGCACCGGGACGCCGTCTCCGAGGCCCTCCGCGCGCTCGCCCGCGTCCGGGACGTGCACCCCGACACCAGCCACTCGCGGGCCGCCCTGTCCGCAGATCGGGCGCGGGGCAAGCGCTTCACCGCCATGTCGTTCGAGGAGGAGGgacgcggcggcgacgacgacgcggTTCCCAGCAATAATGCTAGTTCCTCTTCTGGTGGTCCGAGGCGGAAGCTTCAAATGCGG AGACCACATGTGACATCTCTATTTGGAGCTGCACAACTATGGGAAAGAGGCTTCACTGGTAGGAAAGTCAAAATGGCCATTTTTGACACTGGTATTCGGGCAGATCACCCACATTTTCGCAATATTAAG GAGCGCACAAATTGGACAAATGAAGACACATTAAATGACAACCTTGGACATGGAACATTTGTAGCTGGAGTGATTGCTGGTCAAGATCCAGAATGTCCTGGATTTGCACCAAACACTGAGATATATGCATTTCGAGTGTTCACAGATGCTCAG ATATCCTACACATCATGGTTCTTGGATGCATTTAATTATGCGATGGCAACTGGTATGGATGTATTGAATTTGAGTATTGGTGGACCTGATTACCTGGATCTCCCCTTTGTGGAAAAG GTCTGGGAGCTCACAGCAAACAACATTATTATGGTATCAGCTATTGGAAATGATGGTCCTCTCTATGGCACATTAAATAACCCAGCGGACCAAAGCGACGTCATTGGCGTTGGTGGTATTGATTACAATAACCACATAGCTTCATTTTCCTCTAGAGGCATGACTACCTGGGAACTTCCCCATGG ATATGGCCGTGTAAAACCTGATGTTGTCGCATACAGTCGTGATATAATGGGTTCTAAGACCAGCACAGGCTGCAAGACTCTTTCAGGTACAAGTGTTGCAAGCCCGGTGGTTGCTGGAGCAGTatgcttgcttgttagtgttataCCAGAAGACAAGCGGAAATCCATCCTTAATCCTGCTAGTATGAAACAGGCCCTTGTTGAGGGTGCTTCTAAGCTTGTGGGGCCGAATATATATGAGCAGGGTGCAGGCAAGCCTGATCT ATGGCAATCATATGAAATATTGAAAAATTACCAACCACGAGCAAGTGTATTTCCTAACATGCTTGACTTCACCGACTGTCCCTACTTCTGGCCTTTTTGTCGGCAACCTTTGTATGCTGGAGCCATGCCAGTAGTATTCAATGCTACAATTCTTAATGGGATGGGGGTGATTGGTTATGTTAAGGATCCACCTGTATGGCAGCCATCTGAAGATGTGGGCAATCTTCTCACTGTTCACTTCACCTACTCGGACACCATCTGGCCTTGGACAGGGTACCTTGCCCTGCACATGCAAGTTAAAGACGAAGGTTCTCAGTTTTCAGGCATAATTAGTGGCAATGTTACCCTGTCGATTTACAGCCCAGCTACTGAGGGGGAAAGCAGCCCACGGAGTAGTACGTGTGTTCTTTACCTGAAGGTCAGGGTGGTTCAAACACCTGTTAGGTCAAGAAGAATACTGTGGGACCAATTTCATAACATCAAGTACCCATCTGGATATGTTCCGAGGGATTCACTTAATGTGAATAATGATATCCTTGATTGGCATGGTGACCACTTACACACAAATTTTCACATACTGTTCAACATGCTGAGAGATGCAGGATACTATGTTGAGACCCTTGGGTCACCACTTACCTGCTTTGACGCTAGCAATTATGGTACACTGCTCATGGTTGATCTTGAGGACGAGTACTTCAGTGAAGAGATTCAGAAACTCAGGGATGATGTTGTACACAAGGGGCTCGGCCTTGCTGTTTTTGCTGAATGGTATCAtgttgataccatggtgaagatgACATTCTTTGATGAAAATACCCGCAGTTGGTGGAGTCCGCTTACTGGTGGTGCAAATATTCCTGCGCTTAATGAACTTTTGGCCCCATTTGGCATTGCTTTTGGGGACAAAATATTGAGTGGTGATTTCTCAATCAATGGTGAGCAGTCCCACTATGCTTCTGGGACTGATATAGTGCAATTCCCAGCAGGAGGTTTTTTGCATGGCTTCGAACTCCAGGAAGACCCCAAAACTGCACAGAATAGCTCAACTCCAGATACACAGAACTCCCAGTCCCAGGAGAAGAGCAAG CTCTCCTCGATTCTTGGTATGCTTGAAGCAGGCGAAGGGCGAATTGCAGTATATGGGGATTCAAATTGTCTTGACAGTAGTCACATGGTAACAAACTGTTATTGGCTTTTGAGAAAAATTGTGGAGTTTGCTGGCAATGGACTCAGAGATCCTGTCCTTTTCTCAGAAGCAACTCGGTTAAAATTTCCAGTTTTTGAGAACATCCAGAAACCCTTGCGTAGACCCGATGTAAATTTTTCAATGTTTTCATCTGTCATTGGCAAGGAATTGATATGTCACCAGGATTCCCGATTTGAAGTTTGGGGTACGAAAGGTTATGGTATCCAACTAACAGGCACAACAAGAAAGCTGCCAGAATACCAAAAGAATGAAGTTTCTAGTAGTCCCAATCGATTAATAAAATCTTCTTACAAGAGACAAGATGAAGCTGGCTTGCAAAAATCCATTTTAGCACCGAGTGCTAATAAATTTGATGATAATAGAGATTATTTTGGCTTTATCAGCCATGAAGAG GTCGCAAGCCAATGGATGGTACCTGCTTGCTTTGCTGTCACTACTT GCATTCTGGTGTACCTCAGTTGCAGAGCGCAACAAAGGCGCCGTCGACCAAGGAAAGGGTCCGCAACCGGTCGTCTGTCAAGTTCGGTATAA